In a genomic window of Streptomyces sp. NBC_01231:
- a CDS encoding M1 family metallopeptidase encodes MLLTPRTPAPPARRRSLRRLKAVALLAAAVGLVAASAPAAPLGVGDRLFPYLGNPGYDVASYDLSFVYPGTNREPLQAVTTIDARTTTSLDRVNLDFAHGEVDSVDVDGEPATFASVGEDLVVTPEEPRPEGSWMRITVRHTSDPVSAAGRDGGWLRTADGLAMANQADAAHLVFPCNDHPSDKAMFTIRVTAPEDYTAVANGLPTGVQRVGRATTWTYRTQHPMATELAQVSIGRSTVLRRSGPHNLPVRDVVPTRDRAALEPWLKKTPDQIAWMEGEVGPYPFETYGLLMAKAATGFELETQTLSLFERDLFTEDGYPKWYVESIMVHELAHQWFGNSVSPRTWSDLWLNEGHATWYEALYAEEKADQSMAARMKEAYSASDRWRADGGPPAAPKAPEPGQKIGIFRPNVYDGAALVLYALRQEIGQPAFEQLERLWVSGHQDATATTEDFVRLASQISGRDLGAFFEPWLHGETTPPMPGHPDWKSAAPRRAGTE; translated from the coding sequence ATGCTGCTCACCCCCCGCACCCCGGCTCCCCCGGCGCGCCGCAGGAGCCTCCGCCGCCTCAAGGCGGTGGCACTGCTCGCCGCCGCCGTCGGCCTCGTCGCCGCGAGTGCCCCCGCCGCCCCGCTCGGCGTCGGCGACCGCCTCTTCCCGTACCTCGGCAACCCCGGGTACGACGTGGCGTCGTACGACCTGTCCTTCGTCTATCCCGGCACCAACCGCGAGCCGCTCCAGGCGGTCACCACGATCGACGCGCGGACGACGACCTCACTGGACCGCGTGAACCTCGACTTCGCGCACGGCGAGGTCGACTCGGTCGACGTCGACGGAGAGCCCGCGACCTTCGCGAGCGTCGGCGAGGACCTGGTCGTCACGCCCGAGGAGCCGCGGCCGGAAGGGAGCTGGATGCGGATCACCGTCCGGCACACCAGCGACCCGGTGTCCGCCGCGGGCCGTGACGGCGGCTGGCTACGCACCGCGGACGGTCTCGCCATGGCCAACCAGGCCGATGCCGCCCACCTGGTGTTCCCGTGCAACGACCACCCTTCCGACAAGGCCATGTTCACCATCCGGGTCACCGCGCCGGAGGACTACACGGCGGTGGCCAACGGTCTGCCCACCGGCGTGCAACGGGTTGGCCGGGCGACGACGTGGACCTACCGGACCCAGCACCCCATGGCCACCGAGCTCGCGCAGGTCTCCATCGGCCGTTCCACCGTGCTGCGCCGCAGCGGTCCGCACAACCTGCCGGTCCGTGACGTCGTGCCCACCAGGGACCGGGCCGCACTCGAACCGTGGCTGAAGAAGACCCCCGACCAGATCGCCTGGATGGAGGGCGAGGTCGGGCCGTACCCCTTCGAGACGTACGGCCTGCTCATGGCCAAGGCCGCCACCGGTTTCGAGCTGGAGACGCAGACCCTCTCGCTCTTCGAGAGGGACCTGTTCACCGAAGACGGCTACCCCAAGTGGTACGTCGAGTCGATCATGGTGCACGAGCTGGCCCACCAGTGGTTCGGCAACAGTGTCAGCCCGCGCACCTGGTCCGACCTCTGGCTCAACGAGGGGCACGCGACCTGGTACGAGGCCCTGTACGCGGAGGAGAAGGCGGACCAGTCGATGGCGGCCCGTATGAAGGAGGCCTACAGCGCCTCCGACCGCTGGCGCGCGGACGGCGGGCCCCCGGCGGCCCCCAAGGCTCCCGAGCCCGGCCAGAAGATCGGCATCTTCCGCCCGAACGTCTACGACGGTGCCGCACTCGTCCTGTACGCCCTGCGCCAGGAGATCGGCCAACCGGCCTTCGAACAGCTGGAACGCCTCTGGGTGAGCGGCCACCAGGACGCCACGGCGACGACCGAGGACTTCGTGCGCCTAGCCTCCCAGATCTCCGGCCGAGACCTCGGCGCCTTCTTCGAGCCCTGGCTCCACGGCGAGACGACCCCGCCGATGCCCGGCCACCCGGACTGGAAGTCGGCCGCACCCCGGCGAGCGGGCACGGAATAA
- the hflX gene encoding GTPase HflX produces MTSSSSSSQDNQRLADAYHEGLRADALMEEDVAWSHETDGERDGEQFDRSERAALRRVAGLSTELEDVTEVEYRQLRLERVVLVGVWTSGTAQEADNSLAELAALAETAGALVLDGVIQRRDKPDAATYIGSGKAEELRDIVLETGADTVICDGELSPGQLIHLEDVVKVKVIDRTALILDIFAQHAKSREGKAQVALAQMQYMLPRLRGWGQSLSRQMGGGKGGGLATRGPGETKIETDRRRIREKMAKMRREIADMKTGREIKRQERKRHKVPSVAIAGYTNAGKSSLLNRLTGAGVLVENALFATLDPTVRRAETPSGRLYTLADTVGFVRHLPHHLVEAFRSTMEEVGESDLILHVVDGSHPAPEEQLAAVREVIRDVGATGVPEIVVINKADAADPLTLQRLMRIEKRSIAVSARTGRGIDELLALIDIELPRPSVEIEALVPYTHGKLVARAHDEGEVISAEHTPEGTLLKARVHEELAADLAPYVPAPLA; encoded by the coding sequence ATGACCTCCTCTTCATCTTCTTCCCAGGACAACCAGCGCCTCGCGGATGCCTACCACGAAGGTCTTCGGGCCGATGCCCTGATGGAAGAGGACGTCGCCTGGAGCCACGAGACCGACGGAGAGCGGGACGGCGAGCAGTTCGACCGCTCCGAGCGCGCGGCACTGCGCCGCGTCGCGGGCCTCTCCACCGAACTCGAGGACGTCACCGAGGTCGAGTACCGCCAGCTCCGCCTGGAGCGGGTCGTGCTCGTCGGCGTCTGGACCTCGGGGACCGCGCAGGAGGCGGACAACTCCCTCGCGGAGCTCGCAGCCCTCGCGGAGACCGCGGGCGCGCTCGTGCTCGACGGCGTCATCCAGCGCCGCGACAAGCCCGACGCGGCCACCTACATCGGCTCCGGCAAGGCCGAGGAGCTACGCGACATCGTCCTCGAGACGGGCGCGGACACCGTCATCTGCGACGGTGAGCTCAGCCCGGGCCAGCTGATCCACCTCGAAGACGTCGTCAAGGTCAAGGTCATCGACCGTACGGCGCTGATCCTCGACATCTTCGCCCAGCACGCCAAGTCCCGAGAGGGCAAGGCGCAGGTAGCGCTCGCGCAGATGCAGTACATGCTGCCGAGGCTGCGAGGCTGGGGTCAGTCGCTGTCCCGTCAGATGGGCGGCGGCAAGGGCGGCGGCCTCGCCACCCGTGGCCCCGGTGAGACCAAGATCGAGACGGACCGGCGTCGGATCCGCGAGAAGATGGCGAAGATGCGCCGGGAGATCGCGGACATGAAGACCGGCCGCGAGATCAAGCGCCAGGAGCGCAAGCGTCACAAGGTGCCATCGGTCGCCATCGCCGGCTACACCAATGCCGGCAAGTCCTCCTTGCTCAACCGCCTCACGGGTGCGGGGGTGCTGGTCGAGAACGCCCTGTTCGCGACCCTCGACCCGACCGTGCGCCGGGCCGAGACCCCGAGCGGCCGGCTGTACACGCTGGCCGACACGGTCGGCTTTGTACGGCATCTGCCGCACCACTTGGTCGAGGCGTTCCGCTCCACCATGGAGGAGGTCGGCGAGTCCGACCTGATCCTGCACGTGGTGGACGGCTCGCACCCCGCCCCGGAGGAGCAGCTGGCCGCCGTGCGCGAGGTGATCAGGGACGTCGGCGCCACCGGCGTGCCCGAGATCGTGGTGATCAACAAGGCGGACGCGGCCGATCCGCTGACGCTTCAGCGACTGATGCGGATCGAGAAGCGTTCCATCGCGGTCTCGGCCCGTACCGGCCGGGGCATCGACGAACTGCTCGCGCTGATCGACATCGAACTGCCGCGGCCGTCGGTCGAGATCGAGGCACTCGTGCCCTACACGCACGGCAAGCTGGTCGCCCGCGCGCACGACGAGGGCGAGGTGATCTCCGCGGAGCACACCCCGGAGGGCACTCTGCTCAAGGCGCGGGTGCACGAGGAACTGGCGGCGGATCTCGCGCCGTATGTTCCGGCGCCGCTCGCCTGA